From one Lycium ferocissimum isolate CSIRO_LF1 chromosome 7, AGI_CSIRO_Lferr_CH_V1, whole genome shotgun sequence genomic stretch:
- the LOC132062824 gene encoding uncharacterized protein LOC132062824, whose translation MACLNQQGLCSTMGPRISFSNDFADTQQTLRHEHGYKEAPVSSDFEFSVSGYKMIPADEVFFKGKLLPLRENSTKATTLKDELLADDDDYEDIFPTVGKGSWKERFGFKRAPIMPKKADNKETKMPDFFNDIITGAN comes from the exons ATGGCATGCCTAAATCAACAAGGACTTTGTTCAACTATGGGTCCAAGAATCTCATTCTCTAATGATTTTGCTGATACTCAGCAAACATTAAGGCATGAACATGGCTACAAAGAGGCACCTGTCTCCTCCGATTTCGAGTTTTCGGTCTCTGGTTACAAGATGATTCCAGCAGATGAAGTTTTCTTCAAGGGTAAATTGTTGCCCTTGAGAGAAAACAGCACAAAGGCAACGACACTTAAAGATGAACTACTTGCTGacgatgatgattatgaagatATATTTCCAACAGTAGGAAAGGGGAGCTGGAAAGAAAGATTTGGTTTTAAGAGAGCTCCAATTATGCCGAAGAAAGCTGATAATAAAGAGACAAAGATGCCTGATTTCTTCAATGACATTATTACAG GAGCTAATTGA